The stretch of DNA TTTCTAAGAATAAAATTGGGCGAAAGCGCAAACAGCCTATCTCATCATCAACTCCAGCTAATAGTTCTGGTACTACGAATACTGCTGGAGCTTCCCCCCGTTCAACACCCTCAACTCCTTCCGCACATTCTCCAGGAGAAACCATATCAACACCACAAGTGCCCCACCATGCTAGCTTATCTAAGGCTTTAATTGTTTATGGTTCTGATCCCCAGGGTTCACCAACTAACCCACTTGTAAGTTGCTCTATGCTAGCGTACACTCTTTGGTGAGCCAGTTGCACAAATATTTGTATGGCAGCCTGGTGTTGCTTGTTGAATTTCTTTATGGTATCTCTTGACTCTAGGTTGATATGGATCATTATGTGGAGGATGACTCCATGGAAGATAATGTGGAACCAATCTTGTTACATGATGGCATAGATCTAAGAGCTGCTGGCAGCCACTGTATCAATTCTGCAAAAGGTTTGTGTCCTATCCTGTCTATTTAATTATACATCTACTTATAGAGTTATAGTTGGGTTGCTGTTAAGTTGGCACTGGACCTACACAGAAAGACTCCATTCGAAGAAATTGATGTATAACCTTTGAGGGCACCCTAGGGACTCCGGTAATTTTGTCCTTGGTCTGTCACAAATGGCTAGACCATATGTGATATGTGGGTTCAATGCATTGGATTAATACTATATGGTTGAGTCTAATTTGTTTTTGCTTTCGCTACTGCTTTTCGTTTCTCTTACATGTTGATTCAGGATATATCCTCCGAGAGATGTCTTCAGCTCAAGCAAGCACAAGCAGCATTCTATGTTGCCACTTATCATCAGATGGAAAACTGCTCGCTACTGGAGGTCATGATAAGAAGGTAAAAGCATGTACTGTTGTTCTTGCTAAGCTATTCAGTGGAGTTGATATAGTCATGGAACTTTATGTTCAAAATTTTCATTAGCTCTGAAATGTGTAATTACTAATTACCTTTTGTAACTCGCAATGCAGGTATTCCTGTGGAATGCTGAAACTTTGAAACAAAAATCAATATTGGAGGAGCATTCTCTGCTGATAACTGACGTGCGCTTCAGCCCAAGCATTCCTCGCCTTGCCACCTCTTCATTTGATAAAACCGTGAGGGTCTGGGATGCCGATAATGTAAGTATATGTCATCAATCCATGTTCCCTACCATTTCCTTTGATTGTGTCCATATGTTAAGTCATTCACGTTTCACCATGCAGAGTTTCACAAAATTAACTATTCCTTGGAATTGATCTTTGCAGCAGGGGTATTCAATCCGTACATTCACCGGGCACTCGGCATGTGTTATGTCACTTGATTTCCACCCAAACAAGGATGACCTCATTTGTTCTTGTGATGGGGACAATGAGATCAGATTCTGGAGCATCAAGCATGGAAACAATGTTCGAATTTTCAAGGTTTCTCAACTTTACATGTTTAGTATTTTTGTCAGCCTGTAATTTTCTTCTTTTTGTGAACACAAAGAGTTATTTCTAACTTGCATGCTGAGTAGCAACCTATTAAATATATCTGACATTTCATATCATATCAACTTGTTTAATTGGTAGCAAGCATTGATAATATATGGCATATACCTTGTGAATAGCGCGTAAAAGAAAGTGAGTTGTCACCAGGCACAATCAGCAGATCGTCTATGATGTGACAGGACTGTCTCCTTAgtttctcttttttcttttccctcgaACTCTAAGACTGCTGCATGTTATTGTAGTAATTTAATTTTTCTGTGTTCAATGCCTATGCAGGGCGGTTCAGCCCAGCTGAGATTCCAACCACGTTATGGAGGATATCTTGCAACCACTTCAGATAATATGGTCTCTATTCTGGATGTGGAGACACAAGCTTGCGTGAGGAGATTTGAGGTGCGTAAGTGACTGAGGTGCACTGTAACAGTTTGCTGTTAACTTGAATATGTTTGCAAGTCACACCTTGCTCAATGCAGAGGCTGGGACCTTATTTCATATTGGAATAAAGCTTCCTTTATCTAAAAAAAAATCTTGTTAAACATAGTCAGCAACCTTTATATATTAATCAATATAGTTCCCCTGCTATTGGTAAGAGATCATTTAAAGCAGCTCTGATAGTCCTATTTCTTGGAAATTACAGAGCCACACCAAGGATGTTGGTTCCTTGTGCTGGGACCCCACTGGAGAATATGTCGTGTCTGTCAGTGAAGACATAGTGAAGGTGTGGTCATTGAACGACAAGAGCTGTGTGAATGAGCTTAACTGCAGTGGGAGAAAGTTGACTTCATGTGCTTTCCATCCTACATATCCATCCTTGCTTGTCATTGGCTGTTACCAGGCAAGTCACTTTATCTTGTATGGCTTTTACTCATGATTCATCCAAAACTAGATTGCATGGATCTAGGTTGCCTTTTTTAGATGGGGCTTTGAACTTCATAGATTGGCCTTAAACTATTCAATTCCTTCAGAGATTTCAACCGCTGCAACTTCAGTTCAGCAGAGCATATCTTTTAACACAAGTGATACTGTTTGAAGTCTCACAAATATCCATAAGTAGCAGCATAGTAGGCAATGCTATGAACATTAGCTACCATGAAGCATCTATGATATACTCAAGTTCGGAATAGCTTTAGCACAATTCCATGACGATTGCAGCTGCCGTTTCTACGCCGTCGGTGCATCTTTGAAATGTTTTGTATGCTTACCTGTGGGCTGTGCTGAATGGTGCAGTCTCTGGAGCTGTGGGACATGGCAGAGAACCGGAGCATGACCATTGCAGCGCACGGCAGCCTTGTCTCAGCTGTGGCCTCATCGAGCTCCGGCCTGGTGGCTTCCACAGGCCATGACAAGTATGTCAAGCTTTGGAGATGAGCTCGCCTCTGGTTGTGGTGCTGTTAACTATTTATGGACGCCCCTTTTGTCACACCATTAGCTGCCGGCTGCTCAGCTGTGCTGCTGGTGTGTTACAGTTGCCCTCTGAATGTGGATGGTGACAACTGAACTGCCTGTCTGAACATATGGCTGTGGAAGTAGCATGCAGTAAACCTGAAGAAGTGGTTTAGCACTAGCTTTTGTATAGAAAACTAGAATCTGGGGTATATCCAGCATTAGTGTCTGTCAGCTATCTTGTTTGTACTTGCACCTTGATTCCTCAAATGGCCATGCTCTGATTTCTGAATTCTGAGTACGCCCCTGCTGCATCTCTGTAAATGTGTCTTCGTGTTGTGATGTAGTGCTGCATCTAGCTAGACTATAGATGCTTCATGGCTAGGAAAAGTACGGATTGGCAACCCCAATTTACAAGAAAGGAATCTCAGGTTCCAGCATCCAATTCCAACTCGCAAAGTTGAATTGATCGAGTGCGACTCTGATTCCTCGTTTTGGGTGAGCATTTGCCATCATCGGGTTGAGATGGATGTGGATGAGATCTTGGCAGATGGTTCTCAGCTCGTGGCGAGTATCCTGATGTCATCCTGCTGTGATTGTTAATGTTCATTACAATCAAACGGACGCTCGGCATTCCTCTCGACGCCAGGCCGAACACCTGTGGCTCTCATCGCGCAAATGTTATGGTGGGTTTGTTTGCAATGTTTGCATCGAATCATCTCCATCTGCAAATTCGTTCGAGGTATGGTCAACATACTAGCCTTTTTTAGCAAAGGAACTTTGAAGAGGGGAGCATTTTTGCATGTGAAGTTTTGCACGGTACAGTTCGTTTGTAGGAATTATAAGAACTCGTCCAAATTCTGGAAATTGTAACATCGTATCTACAAATTTCTTGCCATATAATTCGAGTAGTTCTCTGTTTAGTTACTCTTGGTGTTAGACGAGTATAAGATAAAACTTTACCCCAGCAATGTTATGTTTTTCTTCCGATTTGAAAAAGGCATGCTATAGTTTGAGAATCATGCGTGTTGCCGAGGAGTTCCGGTGATCAAATTAAGGGCCAGTTCTAGAATTCCACACGGAGAAAATTGTGCAGTAGGGCACTGGTGTTTGATGAAGAAAAGAGTTTAAATGTATTTTGGCAAAAAAAATCTCTTTAGAAAACTTAAGAAGGCCGGCCGAACGCTTGGATTTAGCTTACCCCACCATCTAGCTTGGATTTAGCTTACTCCCTTCCCCCTCATCTAATACCGCTTTCTTCCTCACTTTCCTTGTCTCACCGTTCCGTCCCTCCAAAACCCTAGACGCGACCCTCCCccggcgccgctcgccgccgcccgcggccaTGGATCTCCTCCGCTCGCACCTCCACAAGGTCCGCATCCCGGAGCCCGGCAACCGCATCCACAAGGACGAGTGCTGCGTCTCCTTCGACACCCCGGTAACTGCGCCCTGTCCCCCCTGTGTTCCTCCTCATCTTCGCCTCGAattgctagggttagggtttgacgCGATTCGGCGccgtgtgcgtgtgtgtgtgcAGAGGTCGGAGGGGGGCCTGTACGTGGACATGAGCTCGTTCCTGGGTTTCGGGAGGGAGCATGTGGAGTGGAACTTCGAGAAGACCGGGAACCCCGTGTACCTCCACATCGTGCGGCGCCGGAAGCCGGAGCCGGACGAGGCGGATCGCCCTCTTAAGAAGCCCACCCTCCTTGCGATAGGTATGAGTTCTTACTTGGACACGAGCCATTCTGCATAGCTTGACTGAAGCCAAAAGTTCAGACAGTAAATATTTAGTTACCATATGCTGTGTTTATGCTGATCACGTGCATGCTTATGCAGTTATGTTTTAAATTCAAGCTCTAATTGTTTACAGCCTAAGTGAATCATGTGTTCCATATTAGGTGATGCCATTGTTTCTGCCAGGACTTGTTTATCATGATTATTGATTAAATTATGTTAGACAGAATGGCTGCATTGTATCTGCTATCTGAATTCACACGAAATATGTAAATTGTGCAACAGTGTCACGAAATTACTCTAGCAATGTTATAATATATTTGCCTTTctgtttgttgatgaagcctcTCTTGAGGAATGCTTTATAGCAAGGATGTGGTATTGCATTATGCTGTTTGCTATTATCTAAAAAAATTAAGACCGTGTAATGTATTTGAATTTTTAGTGGTTATGTGGGTTGCTGCTGTTTTTTTTCATATCATTTCTAATTAGTATGTTGACTATAATGCTAAGTTTGTGGTGTAAGAGTTGTCTATATGTCTGAATTTTCATAATTGAGGTAGATACTTGTTTGAACTGTACAGTGTGTTCCTGTGTTTGCACCTTTACAAATATTAGGACATGCATATAACACTTCTGTTAAGTTTATGTATATGCATAAGACAGTTATGATCTCCAATAACGAGTTTTTCCACAATTGATAGGCGTGGAAGGAGGCTTTGGTGATCAAGAACCTGAATATGACAATACTTTTGAAATCGTCATTTTACCTGATTTTATCTCTCTACCATTCCCCTCAGTTGACTTGCCAGAGAAGGTAGTTTTTACCCTTTATGCAACAAGTTGAATGCTAAATCTGCTGTATGCATTTTAATTTAGTATGTATATTACACTATGCAGGTTAGGCTTGCAGTTGATAAGGTTATCCTTGCTGAAAGTGCTGACAGAAAACAACAACTAGCTGCTTGGGTCGCTGACAAGAAGAAAATTAGTGCATATGCTATGGATCTGCAGCAGCTAGAAAATGGTGTTATTGTGCCTCCAACTGGATGGAAGTGCAGCAAATGCGATAAAACTGAGAACCTCTGGTTGAATTTAACTGATGGTATGATCCTTTGCGGGAGGAAGCTTTGGGATGGAAGTGGTGGGAATAATCATGCAATTGAACACTACGAACGGACCAAATACCCTCTTGCAGTAAAGCTTGGAACAATTACTGCTGATTTGGAAGCAGCAGGTAATTGTACACCTAAACCTTTGCACTTTGGACTTTCTCGTTTTAGTATGGAAATTTTAGAAAATGGTGTCTTAATGATATTTAGAAGAAGTGCATTGGGATGATTTTACCTTTTCTATATATAACTAGCCTTCCTATTTCCATTTATTTACTGAAGCATACATGTTGCTGTCAGTCACCTGTTGGATGTGCTATTTATCCCATCAGGATTCAATAATGGGATACCAGTAAATGGCCGCTTAGAATTCACAAGTTACTGGTACCTCCAGTTACAGAGCTTTTGATCTGGAAACAAACAGCCAACATTTTTATTTGTCAGCAATTAGTGCACTTTTGAGTATCTTCTTGGATCATATGAACTTTAATGGGTAGATTTAACATTGAAGTGTTTTTACCTGTATAATTAAATAGCTGCACAGATGCAGTGATAGAACCAATGTTTAGAGTTGCCTTCAGAGGCGTGAAAATTTTAAAGAAAATGTCTGGAGGAAAGTAATTTTGAAAACACTGTTGGCATACAATTTGTTAAAAAGAGCACACATTGACCTGCTCATTCTTAAACACCTAGATCTATTTCATTAATCTACGCAGTTCACAGAGGTTGCTTTTATCGTTTGTTAAAATAAATACCTGTTGATGCCATATTTTCTGCGACAGCTCAGACGTTTTCTCATACCCGGAAGACGATAGTGTTGAAGATCCACTATTAGCTCAACACTTGTCACATTTTGGTATCGATTTTTCTTCACTTCAAAAGGTGAACAATTATAATTGATTTGTGTCATTTATCTAGTGTAATATAATTTAGCTCTGTTTAGTAGAGCCTTGTTGTGTTAAATTGTAGAAGAATCAGATCTTGAATTATCATAGTGACAAAGATATGCTACAGAACTTTCTCATTGTAGATTGCCCTCCAAACTTAGATAACATTTGAACTATGTATTAAAATTGCTCATCAACTTCTTGATGCTTGATACCAAGGTTGCTTGCATGCTCTAAACCCTTCCTGAACAAAGAAAGAAGAAGTTATGAGTAGAATCTGTTGCCCTAGGAGTTATTTGTAAACAGCTATCTCATTGGATGTGATATTTGACAGgattaaaacaaaaaaaagttagTAATGGTGATACAAGATTCTTCATTTTTGTTTCCATATTTTAAGTTACAAATTTATGTTTGACTACATGGTTTATACTATGGGGCTACGTTAATGGAACTGGTTTCATTTTGTTCTTGCAGACTGAGATGACTACTGCTGAAAGAGAACTTGATGCCAATACAAATTATGACTGGAATAGAATACAAGAAAGTGGAAAAGATGCTGAACTTCTATTTGGACCTGGCTATACTGGTCTTGCAAACCTAGGGAATAGGTAAGGTGATTTGACTTAATGATATTGTCTTCTTTTCTCTTCATGTAATATAAACAAATACCCTTCTTTACAGTTGCTATATGGCTTCGATAATGCAAGTCATGTTTTCGACTCATCCTTTCATATCGAGGTTGGTTTTACTTTA from Panicum hallii strain FIL2 chromosome 3, PHallii_v3.1, whole genome shotgun sequence encodes:
- the LOC112886235 gene encoding transcriptional corepressor LEUNIG-like isoform X2, translated to MCLQLLLLIKAREQKQQSQQQVEMQQLLLQRHVQRQQQHPQEQQQQHPQLQRRQQKQHQRNENTDFSTSAQNGTAVADPQVRQNATAASGLSAKIYEDRMKITAQRDISDEALMKQRLTESIGPLLESNPTSRLKSPARSALASGQIVHRSIGGGSASLQQAQARSQPLLGSTQDMKAETNVALNLRAGADGSLFGVQGSNLVGNNLTLKGWPLTGLEQLRSGFLQHKSYMHSPQPLQHQLQFLTPQQQQILLQAQQNMTSSPIEMDNRQLQMLFSSRNLVPGRDGQSNAFAEIIPSVGQSLQNFCLPTQRTETDMLMKKIAALHHHHQQQQSSSQQQLLQHPLLSQQQQSSTFNAGEQEKMGDGSVTVAFHGNKQVSKNKIGRKRKQPISSSTPANSSGTTNTAGASPRSTPSTPSAHSPGETISTPQVPHHASLSKALIVYGSDPQGSPTNPLVDMDHYVEDDSMEDNVEPILLHDGIDLRAAGSHCINSAKGYILREMSSAQASTSSILCCHLSSDGKLLATGGHDKKVFLWNAETLKQKSILEEHSLLITDVRFSPSIPRLATSSFDKTVRVWDADNQGYSIRTFTGHSACVMSLDFHPNKDDLICSCDGDNEIRFWSIKHGNNVRIFKGGSAQLRFQPRYGGYLATTSDNMVSILDVETQACVRRFESHTKDVGSLCWDPTGEYVVSVSEDIVKVWSLNDKSCVNELNCSGRKLTSCAFHPTYPSLLVIGCYQSLELWDMAENRSMTIAAHGSLVSAVASSSSGLVASTGHDKYVKLWR